A single Klebsiella variicola DNA region contains:
- a CDS encoding heme lyase CcmF/NrfE family subunit — MMPELGNFLLCLAAGLALLLSVYPLWGAARQDRRLMALARPLACGLFACIGGAFLLLVHAFVVNDFTVRYVAENSNSALPVWYRVAATWGAHEGSLLLWVLLLSVWTFAVALFSRRMPLDAVARVLAVMGMIAFGFLLFILFTSNPFSRGLPQYPIDGRDLNPLLQDIGMIFHPPILYMGYVGFSVAFAFAIASLLAGRLDTAWARWSRPWTQAAWMFLTLGIVLGSAWAYYELGWGGWWFWDPVENASFMPWLVGTALLHSLAVTEKRGSFRAWTVLLAIAAFSLCLLGTFLVRSGVLVSVHAFASDPSRGLFILVLLIVAIGGSLLLYALKGGRVRARVEHTLWSRESFLLGNNILLMAAMLVVLLGTLLPLVHKELGLGSISIGEPFFNTMFTALMAPFALLLGLGPLIRWRRDDVARQIKRLIIALVVTLSLSLALPWLLQDRITAMAIIGLMMALWVLIFALMEVHERATHRHGFWRGLRTLTRSQWGMVLGHVGVAVTVIGITFSQNYSVERDVRMRPGDSIDIHHYHFVFNGVRNIVGPNWTGGEGIIAVTRNGRPEATLYAEKRFYTASRMMMTEAAISGGLTRDLYAALGEELSDGSWAVRLYYKPFVRWIWYGGVLMALGGLCCMLDPRYRMRKKLQEAS; from the coding sequence ATGATGCCGGAGCTGGGCAACTTTTTATTGTGTCTGGCGGCGGGGCTGGCGCTGCTCCTGAGCGTCTATCCCCTGTGGGGCGCGGCGCGGCAGGACCGGCGGCTGATGGCCCTGGCCCGGCCGCTGGCCTGTGGGCTGTTCGCCTGTATCGGCGGCGCCTTCCTGCTGCTGGTGCACGCCTTCGTGGTCAATGACTTTACCGTCCGCTACGTGGCGGAAAACTCTAACAGCGCGCTGCCGGTGTGGTATCGGGTGGCGGCGACCTGGGGGGCGCACGAGGGCTCGCTGCTGCTGTGGGTCCTGCTGCTCAGCGTCTGGACCTTCGCCGTCGCCCTCTTCAGCCGCCGGATGCCGCTCGACGCCGTCGCCCGGGTGCTGGCGGTGATGGGGATGATCGCCTTTGGGTTCCTGCTGTTTATCCTCTTTACCTCCAACCCGTTCAGCCGCGGCCTGCCGCAGTACCCCATTGATGGCCGCGACCTCAATCCCCTGTTGCAGGATATCGGCATGATTTTCCATCCGCCGATCCTCTATATGGGTTACGTCGGCTTCTCGGTGGCTTTCGCCTTTGCCATCGCCTCGCTGTTGGCGGGGCGGCTGGATACTGCCTGGGCGCGCTGGTCGCGTCCCTGGACCCAGGCGGCATGGATGTTCCTCACCCTCGGCATCGTGCTGGGCTCGGCGTGGGCCTATTACGAACTGGGCTGGGGCGGCTGGTGGTTCTGGGACCCGGTGGAAAACGCCTCGTTTATGCCGTGGCTGGTGGGGACCGCGCTGTTACACTCCCTGGCGGTGACCGAGAAGCGCGGCAGTTTCCGCGCCTGGACGGTGCTGCTGGCCATCGCCGCCTTCTCTCTGTGTCTGCTGGGCACCTTCCTGGTGCGCTCCGGGGTGCTGGTCTCAGTGCATGCCTTCGCCTCGGATCCGTCGCGCGGGCTGTTTATTCTGGTACTGCTGATTGTCGCCATCGGCGGATCGCTGCTGCTGTACGCCCTGAAGGGCGGCCGGGTGCGGGCGCGGGTGGAACATACGCTGTGGTCGCGCGAGTCGTTCCTGCTTGGCAACAATATCTTGCTGATGGCCGCGATGCTGGTGGTGCTCCTCGGAACGCTGCTGCCGCTGGTGCATAAAGAGCTGGGCCTCGGCAGCATCTCCATTGGCGAGCCGTTCTTCAATACCATGTTCACCGCCCTGATGGCGCCTTTTGCGCTGCTGCTGGGGCTGGGACCGCTGATCCGCTGGCGGCGCGATGACGTCGCCAGGCAGATTAAACGCCTGATTATTGCCCTGGTGGTGACGTTGTCACTTTCTCTGGCGCTGCCGTGGCTGCTGCAGGACCGTATCACCGCCATGGCGATCATCGGCCTGATGATGGCCCTGTGGGTGCTGATCTTCGCCCTGATGGAGGTTCACGAACGGGCCACCCATCGCCACGGCTTCTGGCGCGGCCTGCGCACTCTGACCCGCAGCCAGTGGGGGATGGTGCTCGGCCACGTCGGCGTGGCGGTGACCGTTATCGGCATCACCTTCAGCCAGAACTACAGCGTGGAACGCGATGTACGGATGCGCCCCGGCGACAGTATCGATATCCATCACTATCACTTTGTGTTTAACGGCGTGCGCAATATCGTCGGCCCCAACTGGACCGGCGGCGAAGGCATTATTGCCGTGACCCGCAACGGCCGCCCGGAAGCGACGCTGTATGCCGAGAAGCGCTTTTACACCGCCAGCCGGATGATGATGACCGAGGCGGCGATCAGCGGCGGGCTGACCCGCGATCTGTACGCCGCGCTGGGGGAAGAGCTGAGCGACGGCAGCTGGGCGGTGCGTCTGTACTATAAACCGTTCGTTCGCTGGATCTGGTACGGCGGGGTACTGATGGCCCTCGGCGGTCTGTGCTGCATGCTCGACCCGCGCTACCGGATGCGTAAGAAGCTGCAGGAGGCCTCATGA
- a CDS encoding GNAT family N-acetyltransferase — MDNQHLRFTQGQFTVTTDPAFFQQEAIHDYLSQSSWAPGIDAETVRISIQNSLCFALLDGTRQIGFARLVTDYATFGYLCDVYVLNEYQKSGLGRWLIECCHAHPVMSRLRRIMLVTSSAPWLYQKLGYNPLNQPDFVWQINRPDIYRQPGQK; from the coding sequence GTGGATAATCAGCATCTGCGTTTTACCCAAGGCCAGTTTACTGTCACAACCGATCCCGCCTTTTTTCAGCAGGAAGCCATTCACGATTACCTCTCGCAATCGTCCTGGGCGCCTGGCATTGATGCTGAAACGGTCAGAATATCAATCCAGAACAGCCTTTGTTTTGCGCTTCTGGATGGAACAAGACAAATCGGCTTCGCCCGTCTGGTCACCGACTATGCCACTTTTGGTTATTTGTGCGACGTCTACGTGCTGAACGAGTATCAGAAAAGTGGTCTTGGTCGTTGGCTGATTGAATGCTGTCACGCCCATCCCGTGATGTCACGCCTGCGACGGATAATGCTGGTAACCTCTAGCGCGCCCTGGCTATACCAGAAGCTGGGGTATAACCCATTGAACCAACCAGATTTTGTCTGGCAAATCAATCGACCCGATATTTATCGTCAACCCGGGCAAAAGTAA
- the ccmE gene encoding cytochrome c maturation protein CcmE produces the protein MQARRKTRLYIVLAVLAGLGLTVSLTLYALSSNIDLFYTPGEIIYGKTETRALPHTGQRLRVGGYVQPGSLQRDPQTLDVRFKLYDARGVVDVSYKGILPDLFREGQGVVAQGVLDGERHITAQQVLAKHDENYTPPEVKNAMTPEKTGAQP, from the coding sequence ATGCAAGCGCGTCGTAAAACCCGGCTGTATATCGTGCTGGCGGTGCTCGCCGGCCTCGGGCTGACCGTCAGCCTGACGCTGTACGCCCTGAGCAGCAATATCGATCTGTTCTACACCCCGGGGGAAATTATCTACGGCAAAACGGAAACCCGGGCGCTGCCCCATACCGGGCAGCGGCTGCGGGTGGGGGGCTACGTTCAGCCGGGCTCCCTGCAGCGCGACCCGCAAACCCTCGACGTGCGCTTTAAGCTGTATGACGCCCGCGGGGTGGTGGACGTCAGCTATAAGGGCATTCTGCCGGACCTGTTTCGTGAAGGGCAGGGTGTGGTGGCCCAGGGCGTGCTGGACGGCGAGCGGCATATCACCGCCCAGCAGGTACTGGCCAAGCATGATGAAAATTACACGCCGCCGGAGGTGAAAAACGCCATGACGCCGGAGAAAACGGGGGCGCAGCCATGA
- a CDS encoding helix-turn-helix domain-containing protein, with translation MTKKVNLMTDANAIVNTVNEAVSQRIKQYRKQKKISLDELSRRAGVSKGALVEIEGCRANPSIALLCRLATAMGVSVADFVDVSSKPTVHLIAEDEIPELWEGEKGGRARLLAGSGGPDMTELWMWEMQPGEKFASPGHTEGTLELFYVQSGMLTLGVKDHLYRVKTGCSATARTDVPHFYENQGESPLVFIMTVHEKTS, from the coding sequence ATGACCAAAAAAGTCAATTTAATGACCGATGCAAATGCTATCGTCAACACGGTGAATGAAGCCGTATCTCAGCGAATTAAACAGTATCGTAAGCAAAAGAAAATCTCCCTCGATGAACTCTCCCGTCGAGCCGGCGTCAGCAAGGGAGCGCTGGTTGAGATAGAAGGATGCCGGGCCAATCCCAGCATTGCTCTGTTATGCCGCCTGGCTACCGCGATGGGGGTTTCGGTGGCTGATTTTGTGGATGTCAGTTCCAAACCGACTGTGCATCTCATTGCTGAAGATGAGATCCCAGAATTGTGGGAAGGTGAAAAAGGCGGGAGAGCAAGACTGCTCGCAGGGTCGGGTGGGCCTGATATGACCGAGCTCTGGATGTGGGAAATGCAGCCGGGGGAAAAGTTTGCTTCACCGGGCCACACGGAAGGAACGCTTGAACTGTTTTATGTTCAGTCGGGCATGCTCACATTGGGGGTAAAGGACCATTTGTATCGGGTAAAAACCGGCTGTTCGGCAACGGCCAGAACGGACGTTCCTCATTTCTACGAAAACCAGGGGGAGAGCCCGCTGGTATTTATCATGACAGTACATGAGAAAACATCCTGA
- a CDS encoding B3/4 domain-containing protein codes for MLTVSPSIAPEIYRIAPGFRALSICVKAAPVLHPDAGEIALREACEAVVAGEPEWAGSHLAAWADVFQKFGAKPKRTPCSADALRKRVLRDGTMPALDPIVDLYNAVSLRYAVPVGGENISAYQGSPRLAVANGTEPFDTVKEGETAVEYPSQGEVIWCDDTGATCRRWNWRQGIRTRLGVDAQQMWFILESLPQMPLEKLHEAGKMLTDGLEKMMPGLWFDVALIEEQQQ; via the coding sequence GTGTTAACCGTCTCTCCGTCAATTGCCCCTGAAATTTATCGTATTGCCCCAGGTTTTCGGGCACTCAGTATCTGCGTAAAAGCTGCGCCAGTGCTTCATCCCGACGCTGGAGAAATCGCGCTGCGGGAAGCCTGTGAAGCCGTTGTGGCCGGCGAACCGGAATGGGCGGGATCTCATCTGGCAGCCTGGGCCGACGTTTTTCAAAAGTTTGGTGCTAAACCTAAACGCACCCCTTGCTCAGCTGATGCGTTACGTAAGCGCGTATTACGTGACGGAACGATGCCCGCGCTCGATCCCATCGTTGATCTTTATAACGCCGTGAGTCTCCGCTACGCCGTACCGGTTGGTGGGGAGAATATCTCTGCCTATCAGGGGTCACCACGTCTGGCTGTGGCAAACGGAACAGAGCCTTTTGATACCGTCAAAGAGGGTGAAACGGCCGTTGAATATCCTTCACAAGGAGAGGTTATCTGGTGTGATGATACCGGCGCGACCTGCCGCCGCTGGAACTGGCGACAGGGGATCAGAACCCGTCTGGGCGTGGACGCTCAGCAAATGTGGTTCATTCTGGAAAGCCTGCCGCAGATGCCGCTGGAGAAACTGCACGAAGCCGGGAAGATGCTGACCGACGGCCTGGAAAAAATGATGCCCGGCCTGTGGTTTGACGTTGCTCTCATCGAAGAACAACAGCAGTAA
- the ccmI gene encoding c-type cytochrome biogenesis protein CcmI, protein MSLLVVIVALLLAGALGLLYYPWPGKGAVDRDALNRVLYQSRLQELAQERGEDNPALVVELQRTLLTDIPPQAQPGERPLSRWALLPGALLLVVLSLGLYLKTSDIGQVLLWQQAERHYPALLQQVKDPTAPPLRMDELAELRLGLRSHLQTTPNDLAGWQLLGRLGLLLNDGETAIGAFGRAHDLAADDPAAAFDYASALVRAGDSGQVRMGELLLRDLHQRQPNSLPVLEMLALSAVRNEDYPEAVAALQALLARLPEGDARREAIVRQLAQAQQQAQ, encoded by the coding sequence ATGAGCCTGTTGGTGGTTATCGTCGCGCTGCTGCTGGCTGGCGCGCTGGGGCTGCTTTATTACCCGTGGCCGGGCAAAGGGGCGGTGGACCGCGATGCCCTCAACCGCGTCCTGTACCAGTCGCGCCTGCAGGAGCTGGCGCAGGAGCGCGGCGAGGACAACCCGGCGCTGGTCGTCGAGCTGCAGCGCACGCTGCTGACGGATATTCCGCCCCAGGCACAGCCTGGCGAACGGCCGCTAAGCCGCTGGGCGCTGCTTCCGGGCGCGCTGCTGCTGGTGGTTCTGAGTCTGGGCCTGTATCTGAAAACCAGCGATATTGGCCAGGTGCTGCTCTGGCAGCAGGCTGAACGGCATTATCCTGCGCTATTGCAGCAGGTTAAGGACCCGACGGCGCCGCCGCTGCGTATGGATGAGCTGGCGGAGCTGCGGCTTGGCCTGCGCAGCCATCTGCAGACTACGCCGAACGACCTCGCCGGCTGGCAGCTGCTTGGGCGTCTTGGCCTGTTGTTGAACGATGGCGAGACAGCGATCGGCGCCTTTGGCCGGGCGCATGATCTGGCGGCGGATGACCCGGCGGCGGCTTTCGATTACGCCAGCGCGCTGGTGCGGGCGGGGGATAGCGGTCAGGTTCGGATGGGCGAGTTGCTGCTGCGTGACCTGCATCAGCGGCAGCCGAACAGCCTGCCGGTGCTGGAGATGCTGGCCCTGAGCGCGGTGCGTAATGAAGATTACCCCGAAGCCGTGGCAGCCTTGCAGGCGTTACTGGCCCGGCTGCCGGAAGGGGATGCGCGGCGCGAGGCGATCGTCCGCCAGCTGGCGCAAGCGCAGCAGCAGGCGCAGTAA
- a CDS encoding GNAT family N-acetyltransferase, whose product MLIRRARPSDAEELAILAERTFRKTFEAGNTQKDMELHCQASYSTDTQLQEILREDWITLVCEYESKLIGYAQLRWEAFPPCVNSIHAGEILSLYIDEPYHGKGFAQALIHKCFAEFAAQGSDIVWLGVWEHNPRAISFYRKLGFTEVGEHIFQVGTDPQRDIIMKRSTGVS is encoded by the coding sequence ATGTTAATCCGTAGGGCCCGTCCCTCTGATGCAGAAGAGCTTGCCATTTTAGCCGAACGCACCTTTAGAAAAACGTTTGAAGCGGGTAATACTCAGAAGGATATGGAGCTTCACTGCCAGGCAAGTTATTCAACAGATACTCAGTTGCAAGAAATCCTCAGAGAAGACTGGATTACATTAGTCTGCGAATACGAAAGCAAACTGATAGGGTATGCCCAACTGAGGTGGGAAGCATTTCCTCCCTGTGTAAATAGCATTCACGCCGGGGAAATCCTGAGTCTGTATATCGATGAACCTTATCATGGCAAAGGTTTTGCACAAGCGCTGATACACAAGTGCTTTGCTGAATTTGCGGCACAGGGATCGGATATTGTCTGGTTAGGTGTCTGGGAACATAACCCAAGGGCAATCTCTTTTTACCGTAAGCTTGGGTTTACCGAGGTGGGTGAACATATCTTCCAGGTTGGGACAGATCCCCAGAGAGATATCATTATGAAACGCTCAACGGGTGTTAGCTGA
- a CDS encoding cytochrome c-type biogenesis protein — translation MVILLALMLTGQAWAAIDTWQFKDEAQEQAFREITSQLRCPKCQNNSIADSNAMIAADMRQKVYELMQQGKTKGQIVDYMVARYGHFVSYEPPLTAGTVLLWLGPGLFVLAGAGVIIARARRRDIPDAALSAEERQRLEALLKEGKER, via the coding sequence ATGGTCATCCTGCTGGCGCTGATGCTGACCGGCCAGGCGTGGGCCGCCATCGACACCTGGCAGTTTAAGGATGAGGCCCAGGAGCAGGCCTTCCGCGAGATCACCTCCCAGCTGCGCTGCCCGAAATGCCAGAACAACAGCATCGCCGACTCAAACGCGATGATTGCCGCTGATATGCGGCAGAAGGTGTACGAGCTGATGCAGCAGGGGAAAACGAAAGGGCAGATCGTTGACTATATGGTGGCCCGCTACGGTCATTTTGTCAGCTACGAGCCGCCGCTGACCGCGGGCACGGTGCTGCTGTGGCTGGGGCCGGGGCTGTTCGTGCTGGCGGGCGCGGGGGTGATTATCGCCCGCGCGCGTCGTCGCGACATTCCTGACGCGGCGCTCAGCGCTGAAGAGCGCCAGCGTCTGGAGGCATTATTGAAAGAAGGAAAAGAACGATGA
- a CDS encoding DsbE family thiol:disulfide interchange protein, translating into MNRKLLFIPLVLFLALAAALFWQLMRNADGDDPTTLESALIGKPLPEFRLEALNTPGQTLDRRTLIDGKPLLLNVWATWCPTCRAEHQFLNGLAQQGVRVVGMNYKDDRQKAMSWLQRLGNPYMLSLYDGNGMLGLDLGVYGAPETFLIDGQGIIRWRHAGDLNERVWREELQPLWDQYNRRAG; encoded by the coding sequence ATGAACCGGAAGCTACTGTTTATCCCGCTGGTGCTGTTTCTGGCACTGGCCGCTGCGCTGTTCTGGCAACTGATGCGCAACGCCGATGGCGATGACCCGACGACCCTCGAGTCGGCGCTGATTGGCAAACCGCTGCCGGAATTTCGCCTTGAAGCGCTGAATACCCCCGGCCAGACGCTGGACCGGCGCACGCTGATTGACGGCAAGCCGCTGCTGCTTAACGTCTGGGCCACCTGGTGTCCAACCTGTCGCGCCGAGCATCAGTTTCTCAACGGCCTGGCGCAGCAGGGCGTGCGGGTGGTGGGGATGAACTACAAAGACGATCGGCAGAAGGCGATGAGCTGGCTGCAGCGCCTGGGGAACCCGTACATGCTGAGCCTCTACGATGGCAACGGCATGCTTGGCCTGGATCTCGGGGTCTATGGCGCGCCGGAGACGTTTCTCATCGACGGTCAGGGCATCATCCGCTGGCGGCACGCCGGCGACCTGAACGAACGGGTGTGGCGCGAGGAGCTCCAGCCGCTGTGGGATCAATACAACCGGAGGGCGGGCTGA